GGTCTCTGGGCCGAGGTCGCGGGCTATGCACTCTCCAGCGTGCTGCTGTTCGATATCGGCGTTTATCTGGCCGTGGTGGGCGGCATCCTGACCCTGATCTTTGCGCTGGAGGAGACGCTCTGATGGAAACCGTCCTTGCGCTTCTGACCGGCATCCTGACCGCCTGCGCGGTCTGGCTGATGCTGTCGGGCAACCTTCTGCGCTTTCTGTTCGGCCTGCTGCTGCTGTCGAACGCAATCAATCTGGCCATCTTCGCCGCCGGGCGCCTGACGGTGGGCGCACCGCCCCTGCTGGGCGAGGGTGGCGCCCTGCCCGCCCATCAGATGGCCAATTCGCTGCCGCAGGCGCTGCTGCTGACCGCCATCGTCATCGGCTTTGGCCTGTTCGCCTTCGCGCTTGGCCTGACGATCCGCGCCTATCGCGCCTTCGGCCATCTGGAGGTGGACCGCATGAGACTGGCCGAGCCGGAAGAGGCGAAGAAATGAACTGGATCCTTGCGCTTCCGATCCTCGTGCCCTTCGTGGCCGCGGCCCTGGCGTTCTTTGCCAAAAACAGGCGGGGTTCGGGCTGGATCTCGGTGATCGGGGCCGCGATCTCGGTCGTGCTGGCGATCCGGCTGCTGATCGCGGTGATGGAACACGGCGTCATCGCCACGCAGATGAGCGCATGGATCGCCCCCTTCGGCATCACGCTGGCGGCGGATTACCTGTCTGCCGCGATGGTGCTGATCACCGCCATCATCAGCCTTGCCGTCGCGGTCTGGGCCATGGCCGAGGTCGGCCAGATCTCGGCCCGCATGGGCTGGCACGGGCTGTTCCAGACGCTGATCGGCGGCGTCACCGGCGCCTTCCTGACCGGCGACATCTTCAACCTCTATGTCTGGTTCGAGGTCCTGCTGATCTCGTCCTTCGGCTTGCTGGTGATCGGCGGGCAGCGACGGGCCATCGACGGCGCGGTGAAATATGTGACGCTGAACCTGATCTCGACGGTGCTGTTTCTCGGGGCTGCGGGGTTGCTCTATGGTGCGACCGGAACGCTGAACATGGCCGATCTGCGGGCGGCGGTGGCGGCCCATCCCGATCAGGGGCTGATGACGGTCATCGCAATGATGTTCATGATCGGTTTTGGCCTGAAGGCGGGGGTGTTTCCGTTGTTCTTCTGGCTGCCCGCATCCTATCATACGCCGCATTACGCGGTGTCGGCGGTCTTTGCGGGGCTGCTGACCAAGGTGGGGGTCTATGCGCTGATGCGGGTCTTCACGCTGATCTTCGTCGGCGATCAGGGCTATACCCACGAAATCCTGCTGTGGGTCGCCTGCCTGACCATGCTGACCGGCGTTCTGGGCGCGGCGGCGCAAAGCGATTTCCGCAAGATCCTGTCGTTCCACATCGTCAGCCAGATCGGCTATATGGTGCTGGGGCTGGCGCTGATGACGCCGCTGGCGGTGATGGGGGGCGTCTTCTACATCATCCACCATATCATCGTGAAGGCGAACCTGTTCCTGATCGCGGGCATTTCGCGCCGGTTGACGGGCAGCTCGGACCTTTACGCCATCGGCGGGCTGTACCGCTCGGCGCCGCTGATGGGGATCCTGTTCCTGATCCCGGCCTTCTCGCTGGCCGGGTTTCCGCCGCTGTCGGGCTTCTGGGCGAAATATGTGCTGGTCAAGGCCTCGCTGGATCTGGGGCAATGGCTGGCAGCGGGGGTGGCGCTGCTGACCGGGTTGCTGACGATCTTTTCGATGACCAAGATCTGGGCCGAGGTCTTCTGGAAGGCCCACCCCGAAGGGTACCAGCCCCGGTTGTCGCAGATCCCGCCGCGCGCGCGCCTGCTGCTGCTGTCGCCGGTGGCCGCGCTGGCTTTGATGACGGTGCTGATCGGCCTGTTCCCTCAGCCTTTCGTGGATTTCGCCACCATCGGGGCCGAGCAGTTGCTTGACCCCTCGGATTATGTCGCCACCGTTCTGGAGGTCGCCCAATGACCTTTCTTGCGATGAACATCCTGCTGGCCATCGGCTGGTGCGCGCTGTGGGGCAGTTTCACGCTGATCGACCTGCTGGGCGGTTTCGTCTTCGGCTTTGCCGGGCTGTGGTTCGCGCGTCGTCTGGTGGGCCGCGACGAGGATCAGCGGTATTTCCGCGCCCTGCCGCAGGCCATCGTGCTGCTGGTCTATTTCCTGAAAGAGCTGGTCAAATCCTGCCTGCTGGTCGCCCGCGACTGTATCGCGCGTCGCCCGCAGCTGCATCCCGCCATCGTGCGGATGCCGATAGACCACAAAAGCGATCTGGAAATCTTCCTGCTGGCCAATCTGATCACGCTGACGCCGGGCACGCTGACGCTGGACGTGGCGCCCGACAAAAGCTTTCTTGTGATCCATTCGATCTATGCCGCGGACCCCGATGCGCTGGTCGCCGACCTGAAATCCGGCATGGAGCATCGCGTGAGGGAGGTCTTTCGCTGATGAGCCCCACAACCTTCATGAATTCATGCCTGACCATCGGCCTTGTGCTGATCGCGCTGGCCATCGCGGTCGGTTTCGTCCGGCTGTGGCGCGGGCCGACGCTGTCGGATCGGGTCGTGGCGCTGGACATGATGACGGCGGCGATCATCGCCTTTTGCGGGCTGTTCGCCGTTCGCGCGCAGATCGAGGCCTATCTGGATATCGCCGTGGCGCTGGCGCTGGTCAGTTTCGTCTCGGTCGTGTCGCTGGCACGCTATGCCGAACGTCTTGCCCGCAGGAGCGACAGCGATGATTGAGGTAATCACCGGCATTCTGGCCCTGCTGGCCGGGGGCTTCGCGCTGGTCGCGGCGGTGGGCGTGCTGCGCTTTCCCGACGTGCTGACCCGGATGCACGCCTCCTCCAAGGTCGCCTCTTTCGCCGGGGCGCTGGCGCTGCTGGCTGCGGCGGTCGATATCGGCCATGTCAGCGCGGTGACACGGGCGATCTTCGCGATCCTGTTCATCTTCCTGACCGCCCCCATCGGCGCGCACCTGCTGGGCCGCGCCGCCGCATGGCGCAGCGGACTGGGCCGGAAATGACAAGCGGTGCGTTGTCCCTGTTGATCTGGCTGGACAGCAATATGATGTGGTTGGCGCTCAAATTCCGGGGCAATGACCTCGCCTCGGTCGACGCCCCTGGACAGGCCCTGTCACAAGCGGCCTGACCGCCGCCAATCTTCGAAATCGAACCGGGCATCCCCGCGATGTCCGGTTTTTTCATGGCTGATCTCCGGGCTGAAAAAAGCGGCGATCTTCATCCGTGATTAATCACCTGCCGGTAACATGCCGGGGCAGGAAAAAATGAAATCACGGTCATCATGCGATCACATTGACGGGAATAACCGGCCCTTCGTCTCGTTCTGAATGAAGGAAACACAACCCCCGCAGCCGCTTCATCATGGAGAGAAAGATGCGTGCCATCTTTGTCCTTTGCATCATGCTGGCCATGGCCATCCCGGACCGGCCGGCAAGCGCCAATGTCAACGCCCGAAACCCCGAGATCACCCAGCTTTTGCTGGATAAATCGTCCCGCACGCTGTATCTGCTGAATGGCAAGCGGGCGGTGCGTCAATACCGCGTCGATCTGGGATCGAACCCCAGCGGGCATAAACAGTTCCAGGGCGACGGCAGAACGCCCGAGGGGCTTTATTACATCACCCACCGCAATCCCAATTCGAATTTCCACCTGTCGCTGGGAATATCCTATCCGAATGCGCGCGACCGCGAAATCGCCCGCCGTCTGGGCCGCAATCCGGGTGGGGACATCTTCATCCACGGGCGCGGCGCAAGGATCAGCAACCCTCCGCCCGACTGGACGCGCGGCTGTGCCGCCGTCACCGATACCGAGATGGCCGAGATCTTCAATCTGGTCCGCCCCGGCACGCCGATCTTCATCAAGCCCTGACCGGTTCCACCCATGCCACCTGTCGCCCCGCATCCCGCGGGGCGTTTTCATGCCACCTTACGGCCGAATTTCGCGACATCGGGAATAAAACCGCGGCTGAGACGTATTCCTCACGCGGCCGGGCAGACCCGCCGCAAGATTGGAGACCGCTATGAACCAGCTCAAAGCCCTGACGCTTGTCGCCCTGACGGCCACCGCCATTTCGCCCGGTGCCGCGATGGCCCATGATGATCCCTTCGACCGCTTCCTGCGCAGCATCATCCACGGCAACGGCGTCTTTAACGAACCCCGCCGCGATGGTCGTGTCTGGCGCAATGATGACGAAGATGACGATGGCCGCCGCAAGTCGCGCCACGGCATCTATCGCGG
The Paracoccus alcaliphilus DNA segment above includes these coding regions:
- the mnhG gene encoding monovalent cation/H(+) antiporter subunit G, coding for MIEVITGILALLAGGFALVAAVGVLRFPDVLTRMHASSKVASFAGALALLAAAVDIGHVSAVTRAIFAILFIFLTAPIGAHLLGRAAAWRSGLGRK
- a CDS encoding monovalent cation/H+ antiporter complex subunit F, with product MSPTTFMNSCLTIGLVLIALAIAVGFVRLWRGPTLSDRVVALDMMTAAIIAFCGLFAVRAQIEAYLDIAVALALVSFVSVVSLARYAERLARRSDSDD
- a CDS encoding L,D-transpeptidase family protein encodes the protein MRAIFVLCIMLAMAIPDRPASANVNARNPEITQLLLDKSSRTLYLLNGKRAVRQYRVDLGSNPSGHKQFQGDGRTPEGLYYITHRNPNSNFHLSLGISYPNARDREIARRLGRNPGGDIFIHGRGARISNPPPDWTRGCAAVTDTEMAEIFNLVRPGTPIFIKP
- a CDS encoding Na+/H+ antiporter subunit D, with the protein product MNWILALPILVPFVAAALAFFAKNRRGSGWISVIGAAISVVLAIRLLIAVMEHGVIATQMSAWIAPFGITLAADYLSAAMVLITAIISLAVAVWAMAEVGQISARMGWHGLFQTLIGGVTGAFLTGDIFNLYVWFEVLLISSFGLLVIGGQRRAIDGAVKYVTLNLISTVLFLGAAGLLYGATGTLNMADLRAAVAAHPDQGLMTVIAMMFMIGFGLKAGVFPLFFWLPASYHTPHYAVSAVFAGLLTKVGVYALMRVFTLIFVGDQGYTHEILLWVACLTMLTGVLGAAAQSDFRKILSFHIVSQIGYMVLGLALMTPLAVMGGVFYIIHHIIVKANLFLIAGISRRLTGSSDLYAIGGLYRSAPLMGILFLIPAFSLAGFPPLSGFWAKYVLVKASLDLGQWLAAGVALLTGLLTIFSMTKIWAEVFWKAHPEGYQPRLSQIPPRARLLLLSPVAALALMTVLIGLFPQPFVDFATIGAEQLLDPSDYVATVLEVAQ
- a CDS encoding Na+/H+ antiporter subunit C, which translates into the protein METVLALLTGILTACAVWLMLSGNLLRFLFGLLLLSNAINLAIFAAGRLTVGAPPLLGEGGALPAHQMANSLPQALLLTAIVIGFGLFAFALGLTIRAYRAFGHLEVDRMRLAEPEEAKK
- a CDS encoding Na+/H+ antiporter subunit E, whose translation is MTFLAMNILLAIGWCALWGSFTLIDLLGGFVFGFAGLWFARRLVGRDEDQRYFRALPQAIVLLVYFLKELVKSCLLVARDCIARRPQLHPAIVRMPIDHKSDLEIFLLANLITLTPGTLTLDVAPDKSFLVIHSIYAADPDALVADLKSGMEHRVREVFR